The DNA sequence CCTTCGCTTCCGGCGATTCCGCTGCCTCGTACTCGTCCCAGAGCGCGAGCAATTCCAGGCGCTTGGCTTGGGGGAGGGGCTCGAGCAGCCTGACCAAGTCCCGGCGCTCCGCGTCGGACTTGGGTACGGTCGGATCTTGCAGCGTGGCGGGGATGTCTCCGCCCAGAGCCTCGCCCAGGTCGTGGATCACGCACATGCGCAGCAGCCGATCCAGGTCGACTCCGTCGAAGCACTCGCCGAGGACCACGACCATGAGGCACAGTCGCCAGGTATGCTCCGCGACGCTCTCACGTTCCCCGCTCGACGTCCAGGCGCTCCGGTGCGTGGTCTTCAAACGCTCAGCCGTCCGCAGGAACTCCAAGGGTCCTTCGAGCTCGGCATCCACGAGTCCGTCCTCGCTGCTGTGAGCGCTCCGACCCCGAAGCAAAGCCCACTCTTCCAGCAGCGCAACCTTGTTGGCCGCTAGCCGGCCTGCCCGTCTTCCGTCCCGGCCGCCTTGCGGATCTGGGTGATCAGCTCGTGCATGCGGTGCTCGATGGCGGCCATTTCTGCCTCGGCCCGGGTGGCGTCCCTGCCGCCCCGCTTGGCGTCGACGCCCAGCCAGTTCAGGCGCTTCACCTCTTCCAGGAAGACAACGGTGAGATTCCGGAGCCGATTGAAGCGCCGGGCCCTGGCCCACGCGTCCGACGTCCGGGCGCGCTGGGCCGGTTGGATCCCGGCGGCCACCCAGATCAGGGGCGCCAGGGCCGTGAAGCCGACGACGGTCCGGAGGAATCCGGGGAGCGGCAGCGCCAGGGCGACCGCTTCGACGATGACGACGGTCCAGAGGATGGCCCGGGGAATCCAGGCTTCCTCTGAAGCCGCGTGGCTGAAGGCCACCTCCTCCGCGGAGGCAGCTTTTGCGACTCTGTTCATGTCCCTCGCGCTCGAAATGGGGCACTGTGCACCACCTCTGTCGAGTCAGAAGGCAAGAAGCGCGCCGCGGGAGCGGGCCGGCCCATACGCCCCACCGCTCAGCGGTTCAGCCAGTACGCCACCTTGATCAGAAAGGTGTTGTCGGGGTGGAGATCGAAGAGCCCGTCGAAGTCCTGGCGCCAGGGGCGCCGGCTCTGGTCCTCGGCGAAGGCCTCCCGGCCGTGCGCCCAGACCAGGAAGAGCGTGGAGCCGGGACGGTACTCCCAGCGGACCACCGCGTTGGTCCTCAGCTGCCGGAACGAGAAGCTGGCCGGCGAGCCCGCAGGGGGCGTGAAGGGTTGGTAGCGGTCCTGGTAGGCGGGGGCGTCCGGGGTCGCGCTGATCTCGCGCACGTCGGACCACGTCCCGCTGCTGGCGAACGGCTCGCCATAGAACTCGAAGGTCAGATCCGGCGTGGCTGTGTAGTTGACGCGCAGGTTGAAGGACACGGTGCGCTGGTCCAGGTGGGCAAAGCTGTAGTGCACCGTCCCGGGGCCATCGCTGAAGTTGCCGTACCACTGCGCGTCCCGGTCGGCCCGGAAGATGTTGGCCCCCACGCTGGTCGTGAAGCGATCCGAGAACCGGAAACGAAGGTACGGACTCAGGTTGGTGGTCCGCGTCTGACCCTCGTCCGCGAACCCCAGGTTCACCCACATCCCCCCCGCCAGCGTCCTGCGGCTGTCGGAGTTGATCCCTCCCCACGGGTAGAACCCGCGCGAATCCCGAACCGAGGGCCCACCGCGCGTGCAGCGGTCGCAGTAGCTCTCGCCGAGGTCGCCGAGGGTCCCCCCCAGGTGCACGTCCCAGTTGCTGTGGAGGCCCATGTGTCCGTTCAGGTTGATAGCGCTCTCCAGGCGCAGCCCCGAGGTGGTCCAGTGCTCCCAGTGGTTGGCGTTCACCTGCGCCCATCGGTACACGCGCGTCGGCGTGCGAAAGCTGAGCGCCGCCCAGGTGCTCCAGTCCACGATGTCGGCGCGGCGCAGGAACCCCAGGTCGTTGGGCTCGAAGCCTGCGGACTGCTGCACCAGGCTGGTTTCGAAGCGGGTGATCCCGCCGCCGTACTTGCCGAACTTGAGCTGCGCTGCGTACCCGGAGAGGGAGGTGCGCGTGGAGTCGAACACCAGCTCGTCCCCCGGCTGCTGGTAGTAGTGCACTGAGCCGCGCTGCGTGCGCGCGATGGCTTCGGCGCTGCCCGCGACGCGCGAATAGGCGAACGACCCGGCGACCTCGTAGCGCCGATCGCTGAAACGATTCCGGAAGGTGACGCCGGAGACGTAGGCGCTCTCGTGCAACCAGGGGGCGCTGAAATCGTCCATCGCTCGGTTCACGGCCGTGCCGATCCAGCTGATGCCGGCATCCCCGTCCCGGAAATCCTGCTGGGCGCGCAGCACGGCGTAGTTGGTCCGTGGCTCGACGGTCCGCCCCTGGGCGCCTTCGACCTGTTGGGTGAACGCGTCGAGCGCGCCGAACGAGAAGCCCCCGGCGGTGCGACCCGTCAGCTTGGCGGCGGCCGCGATGGGCGTCGCAGTGGGCGTACGAGCGTCGCCATACTGGCCCGAAAGCGACGGGCTCCGACCGATGCGGCGGGAGTAGAACAGCCCTTCGTTGGTGGAGCAGTCCACGACGATGTAGCAGTTGAGCTGGAAGCTGTAGAGCCCGGTGCCTTCCACGAAGAAGGGGCGCCGCTCGCTCAGGAAGGTCTCGAACGCGGTCAGGTTCAACACCGCCGGATCCGCTTCCACCTGCCCAAAATCGGGATTGAGCGTGGCGTCGAGCGTGACGTTGGGCGTGAGGCCGATCTTGAGGTCGCCACCCACGGCCAGCTGCTGGTCGCGCTCGAAGCCGCCTCCGGTCGGCCGGGACACATTGCGGGTGAGCACGTAGGGCGTGACTTCCGTGCGGCGCGTCGATCCCAGGCCGGCGAGGCCCTCCAGTTGCCCGAGCTGCGAGATGAGGCCGCTGGTGGTGCGACTGAACAGGGGCCAGGCGACGGTCTCGTTGTAGCGCTCGATGTCACGCCACACCCCGAAACCGAACGTGTGATCGGCGGCATCGGCATAGCGCAGCTGGGAAAGCGGGATCTGAAACTCCGCAGTCCATCCCAGGGAATCGACGCGGGGCACCACGTCCCACACACCGTTCCAGGAGACGTCCTCGTTCCCGTCGTTGAAGATGGAGAAGTCGCGCTTGACGCCGTCCGGATTGACGTGGAAGGCAAAGCCGGTGCGCCGGTCGTTGTACGAGTCGACGTAGAGGCTGATCTGGTCGGAAGGTCCCCGGACGTCCCGTCGGGTGAGCGCGCGCCTGATGCTGTCGGGATGGCTGTCGAAGGCGCGCACGAAGACATAGAGGTTGTCGTCGTCGTAGGCGACCTTGAACTCCGTGGGCAGCGACGGAGCTGCATCGGGCTGGGGATCGAACTGCCGGAATCCCGTCTGGGCTGGAGCCCTCAGCCACACGGCATCGCCGTCGCGGCCGTCGATCTGTGGAGGCACCTCCGCGCGGATGGCCACCGTCGCCCGGGCCCGCCCCGCTCGCTCCGCGGCTCCACGATCCCCGTCGAGCGACTGGGCACCCAACCCTCCGGCGGCAACCGCCAGCCCGAGGATCGCCACGATCCCTGCGCGCATGTCCCCCCTCCCCGCCCTCTCGGGCCCCGTTTCCGGTAGCATCGCACCGTTGGATGGACGGGAGGGGGAAAGGGTTTCAATTCGAATGTCACCGGGTCTGCGCCCGGCGGCCCGACGGACACCACGACGGGCAAACGCCGGCGCAGGCCCGGGTCGCTACGGCGGGCCGGGGAGCACGCGCTCCACCAGGGTCTGTCCCGCCCGCAAGCCGTCGGGATGGATGCCGTGTCCCATGCCCTTGTAGAGGCGCACGTCCACCTCGGCGCCCATCGCCGTGAAGAGCGCAGCGCTTTCCCGCACGCGCTGCGCCGGGATGTGCGGATCGGCATCTCCACAGGCGAAGAGGGCGGGCATACCGGTCAGGGCCGCCCCTTCCCCGGGCCCGCCCGCGTCGGGTCCGATCACGCCGCCGGCAAAGGCGAGGAGCCCACCCAGAGCCCGCGGCCGCCGTCGCAACGACTCGCTCGCCAGACAGGCGCCCTGTGAGAACCCCACCAGCACCACCCGCGTTGAATCGATCCCCGACTCCGTCAGCGTCGCCTCCACGTCGTCGAGCACCGTCAGTGCCGACGTCAACCAGGGCTCGTTGCGGTGGGTGGGCTCCAGGAAACGGAACGGATACCACGTGTGCTGTGCCGCCGCCGGCGCCACCAAGGTCACGCCCTCGGAGGCCAGGTGCAGGCCCAGGTTCAGGATGTCCTCGCTGGAACCTCCGCGGCCATGTACCAGGACCAGCGCGCCGCGAGCCTCAGCGAGGGGGGCGCCTGCCCAGAGAAGGGACTGCCCCTGGTGGGGGGAATCGGGTCCCGTCGTACCCGGCGTCGTCGATGGCATGGCATCCTCTTCCACGAGCTGGTCTGGCGCGACGTCGATCGCGGGCCTAACCCTGGAGCGCTCCAGAGGTGCCCTCGCAGAGCCAGAACGCTCATGACCCCGGACGAGTACCAGCAGCACGCGCACACCGTCGCCGACTGGATCGCGGAGTACTGGCGCTCCATTCGCCGCTACCCGGTCACGCCGAACATGCGTCCGGGCGATCTGATCGATCGACTCCCCGACTCCGCTCCGGAAGAGGGCGAGCCGATGGAGCGGATCCTGGCGGACTTCGAAGCGGAGATCCTCCCCGCCGTGACCCACTGGAACCACCCGCGCTTCCATTCCTTCTTCGCGATCTCGTCCTCCCCGCCTGGCGTGCTGGCCGAGACGCTCATCGCGGGCCTGAACATGCAGCACATGCTCTGGGCGTCGGGGCCGGCCGGCACCGAGCTGGAACAGGTCACGCTTGATTGGCTGCGTCAGTGGTTGGGCCTCACCCCCGGCTGGTTCGGACAGATCCTCGACACCGCCTCCACCTCCACGTTGCATGCGATCGCGGCCGCGCGTCACCGCGCCGACCCCGAAAGCCGCGATCGCGGTCCCGACGGACGACTGCGCGTCTACACGTCGGAGTACGCGCACTCCTCGGTGGACAAGGCCTGCACGATGGCCGGCATCGGTCTGAACAACCTGACGCGCCTTCCCGTCGACGAGGCCTTCCGGCTGCGCCCGGACACCCTGCGCGAGGCCATCCGCAGCGACCGCGCCCAGGGGCTGCGGCCCGCATGCGTGGTGCCCACCGTGGGGACGA is a window from the Gemmatimonadota bacterium genome containing:
- a CDS encoding HD domain-containing protein, translating into MDAELEGPLEFLRTAERLKTTHRSAWTSSGERESVAEHTWRLCLMVVVLGECFDGVDLDRLLRMCVIHDLGEALGGDIPATLQDPTVPKSDAERRDLVRLLEPLPQAKRLELLALWDEYEAAESPEAKVAKALDKLETILQHNQGANPPDFDYAFNLTYGARHTRGHPLIERIRAHLDAETAEKAG
- a CDS encoding DUF5916 domain-containing protein, with product MRAGIVAILGLAVAAGGLGAQSLDGDRGAAERAGRARATVAIRAEVPPQIDGRDGDAVWLRAPAQTGFRQFDPQPDAAPSLPTEFKVAYDDDNLYVFVRAFDSHPDSIRRALTRRDVRGPSDQISLYVDSYNDRRTGFAFHVNPDGVKRDFSIFNDGNEDVSWNGVWDVVPRVDSLGWTAEFQIPLSQLRYADAADHTFGFGVWRDIERYNETVAWPLFSRTTSGLISQLGQLEGLAGLGSTRRTEVTPYVLTRNVSRPTGGGFERDQQLAVGGDLKIGLTPNVTLDATLNPDFGQVEADPAVLNLTAFETFLSERRPFFVEGTGLYSFQLNCYIVVDCSTNEGLFYSRRIGRSPSLSGQYGDARTPTATPIAAAAKLTGRTAGGFSFGALDAFTQQVEGAQGRTVEPRTNYAVLRAQQDFRDGDAGISWIGTAVNRAMDDFSAPWLHESAYVSGVTFRNRFSDRRYEVAGSFAYSRVAGSAEAIARTQRGSVHYYQQPGDELVFDSTRTSLSGYAAQLKFGKYGGGITRFETSLVQQSAGFEPNDLGFLRRADIVDWSTWAALSFRTPTRVYRWAQVNANHWEHWTTSGLRLESAINLNGHMGLHSNWDVHLGGTLGDLGESYCDRCTRGGPSVRDSRGFYPWGGINSDSRRTLAGGMWVNLGFADEGQTRTTNLSPYLRFRFSDRFTTSVGANIFRADRDAQWYGNFSDGPGTVHYSFAHLDQRTVSFNLRVNYTATPDLTFEFYGEPFASSGTWSDVREISATPDAPAYQDRYQPFTPPAGSPASFSFRQLRTNAVVRWEYRPGSTLFLVWAHGREAFAEDQSRRPWRQDFDGLFDLHPDNTFLIKVAYWLNR
- a CDS encoding dienelactone hydrolase family protein, producing MPSTTPGTTGPDSPHQGQSLLWAGAPLAEARGALVLVHGRGGSSEDILNLGLHLASEGVTLVAPAAAQHTWYPFRFLEPTHRNEPWLTSALTVLDDVEATLTESGIDSTRVVLVGFSQGACLASESLRRRPRALGGLLAFAGGVIGPDAGGPGEGAALTGMPALFACGDADPHIPAQRVRESAALFTAMGAEVDVRLYKGMGHGIHPDGLRAGQTLVERVLPGPP
- a CDS encoding pyridoxal-dependent decarboxylase, with amino-acid sequence MTPDEYQQHAHTVADWIAEYWRSIRRYPVTPNMRPGDLIDRLPDSAPEEGEPMERILADFEAEILPAVTHWNHPRFHSFFAISSSPPGVLAETLIAGLNMQHMLWASGPAGTELEQVTLDWLRQWLGLTPGWFGQILDTASTSTLHAIAAARHRADPESRDRGPDGRLRVYTSEYAHSSVDKACTMAGIGLNNLTRLPVDEAFRLRPDTLREAIRSDRAQGLRPACVVPTVGTTGVTSVDPVREVVEIAREENLWVHVDAAYGGAAAVVPELRHLLDGADGADSIVVNPHKWLFCPMDISVLYTRDPDTFRGAFSLTPSYLQYQRDDRTVDLMDYAIPLGRRFRSLKLWFVMRSFGRAGIVQRIREHVQWAQRLTDLIAADPRFEIAAPTTMGLVCFRCRAGEAATRALLEAINGSGFAFLSHATIAGRLTLRWALGTYLCTWQDLEAVWQRVQEAAPPPE